A genomic region of Stenotrophomonas sp. NA06056 contains the following coding sequences:
- the glyQ gene encoding glycine--tRNA ligase subunit alpha: MSATPTVPITFQGLIQTLNQFWAQQGCVLIQPLDLEVGAGTFHPATFLRAIGPETWNAAYVQPSRRPTDGRYGENPNRLQRYYQYQVAMKPAPDNIQQLYLDSLKAVGIDPLVHDLRFVEDNWESPTLGAWGLGWEVWLNGMEVTQFTYFQQAGGLECRPVLGEITYGLERLCMYLQNCDNVYDLVWTYGPDGQPVTYGDVYHQNEVEQSTYNFEYADVEEMFHRFDACEREAQKLVEVNLPLPAYEQVMKASHTFNLLDARRAISVTERQRYILRVRALAQAVAKAYYEQREKLGFPGAK, translated from the coding sequence ATGTCCGCGACCCCGACCGTTCCGATCACCTTCCAGGGCCTGATCCAGACCCTGAACCAGTTCTGGGCCCAGCAGGGCTGCGTGCTCATCCAGCCGCTCGACCTGGAGGTGGGCGCCGGTACGTTCCACCCGGCCACCTTCCTGCGTGCGATCGGCCCGGAAACCTGGAATGCGGCCTACGTGCAGCCTTCGCGGCGCCCGACCGATGGCCGTTACGGCGAGAACCCGAACCGCCTGCAGCGCTACTACCAGTACCAGGTGGCGATGAAGCCGGCGCCGGACAACATCCAGCAGCTGTACCTGGATTCGTTGAAGGCGGTGGGCATCGATCCGCTGGTGCACGACCTGCGCTTTGTCGAGGACAACTGGGAGTCGCCGACGCTGGGCGCCTGGGGCCTGGGCTGGGAAGTCTGGCTCAACGGCATGGAGGTGACCCAGTTCACCTACTTCCAGCAGGCTGGTGGCCTGGAGTGCCGGCCGGTGCTGGGCGAGATCACCTACGGTCTCGAGCGCCTGTGCATGTACCTGCAGAACTGCGACAACGTCTACGACCTGGTCTGGACCTACGGCCCGGATGGCCAGCCGGTGACCTACGGCGACGTCTACCACCAGAACGAGGTGGAGCAGAGCACCTACAACTTCGAATACGCCGACGTGGAAGAAATGTTCCATCGCTTCGACGCCTGCGAGCGTGAAGCGCAGAAGCTGGTGGAGGTGAACCTGCCGCTGCCGGCCTACGAGCAGGTGATGAAGGCCAGCCACACCTTCAACCTGCTCGATGCGCGTCGTGCGATCAGCGTGACCGAACGCCAGCGCTACATCCTGCGCGTGCGCGCGCTGGCCCAGGCGGTGGCCAAGGCCTACTACGAGCAGCGCGAGAAGCTGGGCTTCCCGGGCGCGAAGTAG
- a CDS encoding GspE/PulE family protein: MEHRLPAGTPGDPGAVPLPPGRLQFEQVAAALLADGVVAAHERERIRFSAQGARNASEVHPLVLLSNLKLAASDGGDLNLERLTEWLAQRTGNRYLRIDPTRVDVASVTAVASHAYARRHRFLPLAVDSERVLVATSEPLAQEWLRDLQHLTRLRIELAVVNPLDLHRYTMEFFGVTRSVRGARGDVRGEAGTPLPSFEQLVELGRTGDVNADDQHIVHIVDWLLQYAYEQRASDIHLEPRRDMGRMRFRIDGVLHKVFEVPPAVMTAVVSRIKVLGRMDLAERRRPQDGRIKTRSPGGREVEMRLSTMPTAFGEKCVMRIFDPEAAFKSIDQLGFSPQEAAGWTALVERPHGIVLVTGPTGSGKTTTLYSTLKRLATPDVNVCTVEDPIEMIAPEFNQMQVQTNIDLDFASGVRTLLRQDPDIIMIGEIRDLETAQMAVQASLTGHLVLSTLHTNDAPSAITRLLDLGVPHYLLSSTVNGILAQRLVRTLCPHCKQPHTLGRADWAVLADSEAAYPDAATPCRPVGCLECRRTGFLGRIGLYELLPLGSRLRGLIRADMDLAGFNRAARAEGVRTLRQAGLEKVAQGLTTIEEVLSVLPPPDESSALPDR, encoded by the coding sequence ATGGAACATCGGCTGCCCGCGGGCACGCCTGGCGACCCTGGCGCGGTACCGTTGCCGCCCGGTCGCCTGCAGTTCGAACAGGTTGCGGCGGCCCTGCTGGCCGATGGCGTGGTGGCTGCGCACGAACGCGAGCGCATCCGTTTTTCCGCACAGGGCGCCCGCAACGCCAGCGAAGTACATCCCCTGGTGCTGCTGTCCAACCTCAAGCTGGCCGCCAGCGACGGCGGCGACCTCAATCTGGAACGCCTCACCGAATGGCTGGCGCAGCGCACCGGCAACCGCTACCTGCGCATCGATCCGACCCGGGTCGACGTCGCTTCGGTCACCGCCGTAGCCTCGCACGCCTACGCGCGCCGCCATCGCTTCCTGCCGCTGGCGGTGGACAGCGAACGCGTGCTGGTGGCCACCAGCGAGCCGCTGGCACAGGAATGGCTGCGCGATCTGCAGCACCTGACCCGCCTGCGCATCGAGCTGGCGGTGGTCAATCCGCTGGACCTGCACCGCTACACCATGGAGTTCTTCGGCGTCACCCGTTCGGTGCGCGGTGCCCGTGGCGACGTGCGTGGCGAGGCCGGTACCCCCCTGCCCAGTTTCGAACAGCTGGTGGAACTGGGCCGTACCGGCGACGTCAATGCCGACGACCAGCACATCGTGCACATCGTCGACTGGCTGCTGCAGTACGCCTACGAGCAACGCGCGTCGGACATCCACCTGGAGCCGCGCCGCGACATGGGCCGCATGCGCTTCCGCATCGACGGCGTGCTGCACAAGGTGTTCGAAGTGCCACCGGCGGTGATGACCGCCGTGGTCAGCCGCATCAAGGTGCTGGGACGCATGGACCTGGCCGAGCGCAGGCGCCCGCAGGATGGCCGCATCAAGACCCGCTCGCCCGGCGGCCGTGAAGTGGAAATGCGCCTGTCGACCATGCCCACCGCCTTCGGCGAAAAGTGCGTGATGCGCATCTTCGACCCGGAAGCGGCCTTCAAGAGCATCGACCAGCTCGGCTTCAGCCCGCAGGAAGCGGCCGGCTGGACCGCCCTGGTCGAGCGCCCGCACGGCATCGTGCTGGTCACCGGCCCGACCGGTTCGGGCAAGACCACCACCCTGTATTCCACCCTGAAACGGCTGGCCACGCCGGACGTCAACGTGTGCACGGTGGAAGACCCGATCGAAATGATCGCGCCGGAATTCAACCAGATGCAGGTGCAGACCAACATCGACCTGGATTTCGCCAGCGGTGTACGCACCCTGCTGCGGCAGGACCCGGACATCATCATGATCGGCGAGATCCGCGACCTGGAAACCGCGCAGATGGCGGTGCAGGCCTCGCTGACCGGCCACCTGGTGCTGTCCACCCTGCACACCAACGATGCGCCCTCGGCGATCACCCGCCTGCTCGACCTGGGCGTGCCGCATTACCTGCTGTCATCCACCGTCAACGGCATCCTCGCCCAGCGCCTGGTGCGCACCCTGTGCCCGCACTGCAAGCAGCCGCACACCCTTGGCAGAGCCGATTGGGCGGTGCTGGCTGATAGCGAAGCTGCATATCCAGATGCCGCCACGCCCTGTCGGCCGGTCGGTTGCCTGGAGTGCCGGCGCACCGGATTCCTCGGCCGCATCGGCCTGTATGAGTTGCTGCCATTGGGCTCGCGCCTGCGCGGGCTGATCCGTGCGGACATGGATCTGGCCGGTTTCAACCGTGCCGCCCGTGCTGAAGGAGTGCGAACCCTGCGCCAGGCCGGGCTTGAAAAGGTGGCACAGGGGCTGACTACAATCGAGGAAGTCCTGTCCGTACTGCCTCCCCCGGATGAATCCAGCGCCCTTCCTGATCGTTGA
- a CDS encoding glutamine amidotransferase, protein MNPAPFLIVETGRPVPTLRRYGRFPHWIRVAAGLEEHETVVVDVEHGADLPDPRDFAGVLVTGSAAFVTDHAEWSERSAAWLRQTAHDDVPVFGICYGHQLLAHALGGEVAYNPAGRESGTIELALDPQAAQDPLFHGLPSHFPAHATHLQTVLRVPEGAAVLARSPLDGCHAFRWGRQAWGVQFHPEFATHHMRGYVRARADCIGRHGGCARSIERAVSAAPLARQLLRRFVRQARLSSAQPVAKQG, encoded by the coding sequence ATGAATCCAGCGCCCTTCCTGATCGTTGAAACCGGCCGCCCCGTGCCGACCCTGCGCCGTTACGGGCGCTTTCCGCACTGGATCCGGGTGGCCGCCGGCCTGGAAGAACACGAGACCGTCGTGGTCGACGTCGAGCATGGCGCCGACCTGCCCGATCCCCGCGATTTCGCCGGGGTGCTGGTGACCGGCTCGGCCGCCTTCGTCACCGACCACGCCGAATGGAGCGAGCGCAGTGCCGCCTGGCTGCGACAGACCGCCCACGACGACGTGCCGGTGTTCGGCATCTGCTACGGCCACCAGCTGCTGGCCCACGCGCTGGGCGGCGAAGTGGCCTACAACCCCGCCGGGCGCGAATCGGGGACGATTGAACTGGCACTGGACCCGCAGGCCGCGCAGGACCCCTTGTTTCACGGCCTGCCGAGCCACTTCCCGGCCCACGCCACCCATCTGCAGACCGTGCTGCGCGTACCCGAAGGTGCCGCCGTGCTGGCGCGCTCGCCGCTGGATGGCTGCCATGCCTTCCGCTGGGGCCGCCAGGCCTGGGGCGTGCAGTTCCATCCGGAATTCGCCACCCACCACATGCGTGGCTACGTGCGCGCACGCGCCGATTGCATCGGCCGACACGGCGGTTGTGCGCGCAGCATCGAGCGCGCGGTCAGCGCCGCCCCGCTGGCGCGCCAGCTGTTGCGGCGCTTTGTCCGCCAGGCCCGGCTGTCTTCAGCCCAGCCGGTGGCAAAACAGGGATAA
- a CDS encoding BPSS1780 family membrane protein has product MKEIRKLPASAGAQWLLDTFSLYRRAPLQLARIGLTWLLVNWVVTLLGTMLPGTAGLALQMMTLVISPVMFGGMLYAMGEIDQGRPGLATHLLQPIRDRRVSHLLVPLAIQVLAVLLLGALLYLMIGREGFTAFSDTMTKMQELGRSGQQISPETAAELVANLPAQRIALWMLLVFCTAVALTLAMFTQPALVVFDRQSGMHALRLSLQGCIENIGATAVFTVLGLIAAFCVYVLFVIVVQLGMLIGGPLAAAFIAQLVFTTVLMPLYVGAVYAAWKQMFVHRGSRGAPPVPQSPPANDVFHA; this is encoded by the coding sequence ATGAAAGAGATTCGCAAGCTGCCAGCCTCGGCGGGCGCCCAGTGGTTGCTGGATACGTTCTCGCTGTATCGGCGCGCGCCGCTGCAGCTGGCCCGGATCGGTCTGACCTGGCTGCTGGTGAACTGGGTGGTCACCCTGCTGGGGACGATGCTGCCCGGCACCGCTGGCCTTGCCCTGCAGATGATGACGCTGGTGATTTCACCGGTGATGTTCGGCGGCATGCTGTACGCCATGGGTGAGATCGACCAGGGCCGCCCCGGCCTGGCGACCCACCTGCTGCAGCCGATCCGCGACCGCCGTGTCAGCCACCTGCTGGTGCCGCTGGCAATCCAGGTGCTGGCCGTGCTGCTGCTCGGCGCACTGCTGTACCTGATGATCGGCCGCGAGGGCTTCACCGCCTTCAGCGACACCATGACCAAGATGCAGGAACTCGGCCGCAGCGGGCAGCAGATCAGCCCGGAAACCGCCGCCGAACTGGTCGCCAACCTGCCGGCGCAGCGCATCGCGCTGTGGATGCTGCTGGTGTTCTGCACCGCCGTGGCCCTGACCCTGGCGATGTTCACCCAGCCGGCACTGGTGGTGTTTGATCGGCAGAGCGGCATGCACGCGCTGCGCCTGAGCCTGCAGGGCTGCATCGAGAACATCGGCGCCACCGCCGTGTTCACCGTGCTCGGCCTGATCGCCGCGTTCTGCGTCTATGTGCTGTTCGTGATCGTGGTCCAGCTGGGCATGCTGATCGGCGGCCCGCTGGCGGCGGCATTCATTGCGCAACTGGTGTTCACCACGGTGCTGATGCCGCTGTATGTCGGCGCGGTCTACGCAGCCTGGAAGCAGATGTTCGTGCATCGCGGCAGCCGCGGCGCACCGCCGGTACCGCAGTCGCCGCCCGCCAACGACGTCTTCCACGCCTGA
- the tatC gene encoding twin-arginine translocase subunit TatC, with product MSEHDFGESSLVEHLVELRARLVRALLGLGVVLLGLLPFTQKLYNALAEPLISQLPNGQTMIATNPAGAFFAPLKLTFFVALFVAVPWLLYQLWAFVAPGLYAREKRLAMPLLVSSVLLFYTGCAFAYFLVLPAVFHFLTTFSPEVIAITPDANAYLDFVLAIFFAFGGSFELPVAMVILVLLGWITPQQFKEGRGYAIVGIFVLAAILTPPDVVSQLMLAIPMCLLYELGIHAARWLVPSSAVKKPAA from the coding sequence ATGAGCGAACACGACTTCGGCGAAAGTTCGCTGGTGGAACACCTGGTTGAATTGCGTGCGCGCCTGGTGCGTGCACTGCTGGGGCTGGGCGTGGTTCTGCTGGGCCTGCTGCCGTTTACCCAGAAGCTTTACAACGCATTGGCCGAGCCGCTGATCTCGCAGTTGCCCAACGGGCAGACGATGATCGCCACCAACCCGGCCGGTGCCTTCTTCGCGCCGTTGAAGCTGACCTTCTTCGTGGCCTTGTTCGTGGCGGTGCCGTGGCTGCTGTACCAGCTCTGGGCTTTCGTCGCACCGGGCCTGTATGCACGCGAGAAGCGCCTGGCGATGCCGTTGCTGGTGTCCTCGGTGCTGCTGTTCTATACCGGCTGCGCCTTCGCCTACTTCCTGGTGCTGCCGGCGGTCTTCCACTTCCTCACCACCTTCAGCCCGGAAGTGATCGCGATCACGCCGGATGCGAACGCCTACCTGGACTTCGTGCTGGCGATCTTCTTCGCCTTCGGCGGCAGTTTCGAACTGCCGGTGGCGATGGTGATCCTGGTGCTGCTGGGCTGGATCACGCCGCAGCAGTTCAAGGAAGGGCGCGGTTACGCGATCGTCGGCATCTTCGTGCTTGCGGCGATCCTGACCCCGCCGGATGTGGTTTCGCAGCTGATGCTGGCGATCCCGATGTGCCTGCTGTACGAGCTGGGCATCCACGCCGCGCGCTGGCTGGTGCCGTCTTCGGCGGTCAAGAAGCCTGCGGCCTGA
- the tatB gene encoding Sec-independent protein translocase protein TatB — translation MFDIGFSELLVIAVVALVVLGPERLPKAARFAGLWVRRARNQWDSVKQELERELQAEDIKRQMQDVRQGMQDTENQLRASGEAVRREAEQMQQHSDTLAQQVRAPAPAEQPPHLADAPGPVVASAEDAAIAPSAAEPAGDTVADTAAEAPARTERPS, via the coding sequence GTGTTTGATATCGGCTTCAGCGAACTGCTGGTGATCGCGGTCGTCGCCTTGGTGGTGCTCGGACCTGAGCGCCTGCCCAAGGCGGCCCGCTTCGCCGGGCTGTGGGTACGCCGCGCGCGTAATCAATGGGATTCGGTCAAGCAGGAACTGGAACGCGAACTGCAGGCCGAAGACATCAAGCGGCAGATGCAGGACGTGCGCCAGGGCATGCAGGACACCGAGAACCAGCTGCGTGCCAGCGGCGAAGCCGTACGCCGCGAGGCCGAACAGATGCAACAGCACAGCGACACGCTGGCGCAGCAGGTGCGTGCACCCGCCCCGGCCGAACAGCCGCCACATCTGGCGGATGCGCCCGGGCCGGTGGTGGCTTCGGCGGAAGATGCTGCCATCGCGCCTTCAGCTGCCGAACCTGCGGGCGATACCGTTGCTGATACCGCGGCCGAAGCGCCTGCCCGCACGGAGCGCCCGTCATGA
- the tatA gene encoding Sec-independent protein translocase subunit TatA, translating into MGSFSIWHWLVVLAIVLLVFGTKRLTSGAKDLGSAVKEFKKGMHDEDKPNAQLGDESRSQDAARTAQDEHDRNAR; encoded by the coding sequence ATGGGCAGTTTCAGCATCTGGCATTGGTTGGTCGTGCTCGCCATCGTCCTGCTGGTGTTCGGCACCAAGCGCCTGACCAGTGGTGCCAAGGATCTCGGCTCGGCGGTCAAGGAATTCAAGAAGGGCATGCACGACGAAGACAAGCCGAACGCACAGTTGGGCGATGAGTCGCGCAGCCAGGACGCCGCGCGCACCGCGCAGGACGAGCACGACCGCAACGCGCGTTGA
- a CDS encoding YSC84-related protein, with protein sequence MRRPIQALLIAASLLSSQAMAGPQEDQRARNAVRVLAEIQGIPEQGIPDKLLDEGRAVIVIPDTIKAGLVIGGRRGHGLMSVRMPNGAWSNPVFIKLTGGSIGFQAGVQSSDVVLVFRNDRSLDNLVNGKFTLGADAGVAAGPVGRNAAAATDGQLKAEIWSWSRARGLFAGVALDGAILQIDDAANLDAYGSNTTPRMIFEGRAAGSPSMDVVAFRDRLEEATYAARNNRNGGNDASRPAAAAAPAPAPVQAAPAAPVEATTAPLQAVPQTPPPAQQGFQPVNDGEIRTETLGNN encoded by the coding sequence ATGCGTCGCCCGATCCAAGCCCTGCTGATCGCCGCCAGCCTGCTGTCCAGCCAGGCCATGGCCGGACCGCAGGAAGACCAGCGCGCCCGCAACGCGGTGCGTGTACTGGCTGAAATCCAGGGAATCCCCGAACAGGGCATTCCGGACAAATTGCTCGACGAAGGCCGCGCGGTCATCGTCATTCCCGACACGATCAAGGCCGGTCTGGTCATCGGCGGTCGCCGTGGCCACGGCCTGATGTCCGTGCGCATGCCCAACGGTGCGTGGTCCAACCCGGTATTCATCAAGCTCACCGGTGGCAGCATCGGCTTCCAGGCCGGCGTGCAGTCTTCGGACGTGGTGCTGGTGTTCCGCAACGACCGCAGCCTGGACAACCTCGTCAACGGCAAGTTCACCCTCGGCGCCGACGCCGGTGTGGCCGCCGGCCCGGTCGGCCGCAATGCCGCCGCCGCCACCGATGGCCAGCTGAAGGCTGAAATCTGGTCGTGGTCGCGCGCCCGTGGCCTGTTCGCTGGCGTGGCCCTGGATGGCGCGATCCTGCAGATCGACGATGCGGCCAACCTCGACGCCTACGGCAGCAACACCACGCCGCGGATGATCTTCGAGGGCCGCGCCGCAGGCTCGCCGTCGATGGATGTGGTCGCCTTCCGTGATCGCCTGGAAGAGGCCACCTACGCGGCGCGCAACAACCGCAATGGTGGCAATGACGCATCGCGTCCGGCCGCCGCCGCAGCGCCCGCCCCGGCGCCTGTTCAGGCAGCACCTGCGGCACCGGTTGAGGCGACCACGGCACCGCTGCAGGCCGTGCCGCAGACCCCGCCGCCGGCCCAGCAGGGTTTCCAGCCGGTCAACGACGGTGAAATCCGCACTGAAACGCTGGGCAACAACTGA
- the hemH gene encoding ferrochelatase: MLDAPDTAVLAVNLGTPETPTAPAVRRYLAEFLSDPRVVSIPALLWQPLLRGLILPLRSSRSAAKYAQVWLPEGSPLMVHTRRLAQAMQALLPTLRVRHAMRYGEPALTTELDRLASEGVRRIVVLPLYPQYSTTTTASVEDRVDAWQRRNPQVTVSLVQDYSIDPDWVAAVAGSIQRYWQQQGRGQKLMFSFHGIPQRLADAGDPYPQRCEASARAIAAALGLGADEWQLGYQSRFGRERWLQPYAEPSLWALADAGVKQIDVVCPGFATDCLETLEEVAMGFTETLAERGAQMRYIPCLNAEPEHARALARLAVASLA; this comes from the coding sequence ATGCTCGACGCACCCGATACCGCTGTACTGGCGGTCAACCTAGGCACGCCCGAGACGCCGACGGCTCCCGCCGTTCGCCGTTATCTGGCCGAATTCCTGTCCGACCCGCGCGTGGTCTCGATACCGGCACTGCTGTGGCAACCCCTGCTGCGCGGCCTGATCCTGCCGCTGCGCAGCAGCCGTTCGGCTGCCAAATACGCCCAGGTGTGGCTGCCGGAAGGCTCGCCGCTGATGGTCCACACCCGCCGGTTGGCGCAGGCGATGCAGGCCCTGCTGCCGACGCTGCGCGTGCGCCATGCGATGCGCTACGGCGAACCGGCGCTGACCACCGAACTGGATCGGCTGGCCAGCGAGGGCGTGCGCCGCATCGTGGTCTTGCCGCTGTATCCGCAGTATTCGACCACCACCACTGCCTCGGTCGAAGACCGCGTGGATGCATGGCAGCGCAGGAACCCGCAGGTCACCGTCAGCCTGGTGCAGGACTATTCGATCGACCCGGACTGGGTTGCCGCCGTCGCCGGCTCGATCCAGCGCTATTGGCAGCAGCAGGGTCGCGGCCAGAAGCTGATGTTCTCCTTCCATGGCATTCCGCAGCGCCTTGCCGATGCCGGGGATCCCTATCCGCAGCGCTGCGAGGCCAGTGCACGCGCGATCGCGGCGGCGCTGGGCCTGGGCGCAGACGAGTGGCAGCTGGGTTACCAGTCGCGCTTCGGCCGCGAACGCTGGCTGCAGCCCTACGCCGAACCCAGCCTGTGGGCGCTGGCCGATGCGGGGGTGAAACAGATCGACGTGGTCTGCCCCGGGTTTGCCACCGACTGCCTGGAAACGCTGGAAGAAGTCGCCATGGGCTTCACCGAAACACTGGCCGAGCGCGGCGCGCAGATGCGTTACATCCCCTGCCTCAACGCCGAACCGGAACACGCCCGCGCATTGGCGCGGCTGGCCGTGGCCTCGCTGGCATGA
- a CDS encoding alpha/beta hydrolase, translating into MTLQPFELQVAGVRVAGLRRAGEGPRVLALHGWLDNAASFVPLAPHLPQLDLVAIDLPGHGHSAHLPTGAVYTTPAAITHVLDVADALGWDRFTLIGHSMGAGIASLTAAVSDRVERLVAIEALGGLRGPEEDTASRLREHVDATRALARKRLRVFPDLAAPIRARMMTNQLSEGCARLLVERGVEPVEGGYRWCSDPRLMLPTAIRLSEGQIDNLLQAISCPTQVIYATPAQSYYPEPMRSERLQHLRDGRLAVFPGNHHLHMEHPAQIAAVIDAFLSGNSNAR; encoded by the coding sequence ATGACCCTGCAGCCGTTTGAACTGCAGGTCGCGGGCGTCCGCGTTGCCGGCCTGCGCCGTGCAGGCGAGGGACCGCGCGTGCTGGCCCTGCACGGCTGGCTCGACAATGCGGCCAGCTTCGTACCGCTGGCGCCACATCTGCCACAACTGGACCTGGTAGCGATCGACCTGCCCGGACACGGCCACAGCGCCCATCTGCCCACCGGTGCGGTGTACACCACCCCGGCGGCGATCACCCATGTACTCGATGTCGCCGACGCGCTGGGCTGGGACCGGTTCACCCTGATCGGCCATTCGATGGGTGCCGGCATCGCCAGCCTCACCGCAGCGGTCAGTGATCGCGTCGAACGCCTGGTTGCCATCGAGGCGCTCGGCGGCCTGCGCGGCCCGGAAGAAGACACCGCCAGCCGTCTGCGCGAACACGTTGATGCCACCCGCGCACTCGCGCGCAAACGGCTGCGCGTATTCCCCGATCTGGCCGCACCGATCCGCGCACGGATGATGACCAACCAGCTCAGCGAAGGTTGCGCACGCCTGCTGGTCGAACGCGGTGTCGAGCCGGTCGAGGGCGGCTATCGCTGGTGCAGCGATCCGCGCCTGATGCTGCCCACCGCGATCCGCCTCAGCGAAGGCCAGATCGACAACCTGCTGCAGGCCATCAGCTGCCCGACCCAAGTGATCTACGCCACGCCTGCGCAGTCGTACTATCCCGAGCCGATGCGCAGCGAGCGCCTGCAGCACCTGCGCGATGGCCGCCTGGCGGTGTTCCCCGGCAACCATCATCTGCATATGGAACACCCGGCACAGATTGCCGCAGTCATTGATGCCTTCCTGAGCGGAAACAGCAACGCGCGCTGA
- a CDS encoding methyl-accepting chemotaxis protein has translation MSIASSRPPDQGRLPYLQQLAQRGDRRLLLGSAAFALIGLVLAVRGTSAPAASAVAAAVLPAAWLGGRLAGQATARNGLAVLLSLQLSLLCQIGGLNAALPIALLLGVLLTQRDRLPVWLAGGIGVIAVLAPLLDGAAVLPPLLNAIALAVLTLVLGQTAARLRQQSEALGHGPHRLAALARDIATSADLGAHTDARSYAPGSLAHALADTARHVQAQRQREAEAHAENAQIRQALDASRTAMMIADNDHVIRYVNRSVVALLRNQQATLRQAFPDFDAERLVGSSIHRFHANPDRIRGILNGLQATHNGKVRIGPVHFAQVVTPVFDVQGTRLGFAVEWHDRTHELTLENAVAGIVDAAAHGDLEQRLQASEGASFLDGLTGGINQLLDTLGSTVNEVRQMLSALANGDLDRRMQGEYHGAFAAIQRDANATASQLARMVGHIQHCATTISTAASEIAAGNGALSERSERQAAHLQETAASMEELTATVRQNAAHARQASELAASTQGAASDGNHAMQRVVDTMQAIEGASKRIGDITGVIDGIAFQTNILALNAAVEAARAGEQGRGFAVVASEVRVLAQRSAAAAQEIKVLIDEAGRQVGEGAQLVADAGQRMQGIVGGVENVSHLMREISAASQEQSSGIEQINQTVVQMDQATQQNAALVEEATAAARELQSQAGELNQAVSVFRQREAALID, from the coding sequence ATGTCCATTGCGTCCTCCCGCCCGCCCGACCAGGGCCGTCTCCCTTATCTGCAACAGCTGGCCCAGCGGGGCGATCGTCGCCTGCTGCTGGGCAGCGCGGCGTTCGCGTTGATCGGCCTTGTGCTGGCCGTGCGCGGCACGTCGGCACCCGCGGCGAGCGCTGTTGCTGCAGCGGTGCTGCCAGCCGCGTGGCTGGGCGGGCGCCTGGCCGGTCAGGCCACCGCACGCAACGGCTTGGCGGTGCTGCTGTCACTGCAGTTGAGCCTGCTCTGCCAGATCGGCGGATTGAATGCCGCGTTGCCGATTGCGCTGCTGCTGGGCGTGCTGCTCACCCAGCGTGACCGCCTGCCGGTGTGGCTGGCTGGCGGCATCGGTGTCATTGCCGTACTGGCACCGTTGCTTGATGGGGCGGCCGTGCTGCCACCGCTGTTGAATGCCATTGCCCTGGCGGTGCTGACGCTGGTTCTCGGCCAGACCGCCGCACGCCTGCGCCAACAGAGCGAGGCGCTGGGCCACGGACCGCACCGCCTGGCCGCATTGGCCCGAGACATCGCGACCAGCGCCGACCTCGGCGCACACACCGATGCGCGCAGCTACGCGCCCGGTTCACTGGCCCACGCGTTGGCCGATACCGCACGTCATGTGCAGGCGCAGCGGCAGCGCGAGGCCGAAGCACACGCTGAGAACGCGCAGATCCGCCAGGCGCTGGATGCCTCGCGCACGGCGATGATGATCGCCGACAACGATCACGTCATCCGCTACGTCAACCGCTCGGTGGTGGCACTGCTGCGCAACCAGCAGGCCACGCTGCGCCAGGCGTTCCCCGATTTCGACGCCGAGCGGCTGGTCGGCAGCAGCATCCACCGCTTCCATGCCAATCCTGACCGCATCCGCGGCATCCTCAACGGGCTTCAGGCAACGCACAACGGCAAGGTGCGGATCGGCCCGGTGCATTTCGCCCAGGTCGTTACTCCGGTATTCGATGTACAGGGCACGCGCCTCGGCTTTGCGGTGGAATGGCATGACCGCACCCATGAGCTGACGCTGGAGAATGCCGTCGCCGGGATTGTCGATGCCGCCGCACACGGTGATCTCGAGCAGCGCCTGCAGGCCAGCGAAGGCGCGAGCTTCCTCGATGGCCTGACCGGTGGCATCAACCAGTTGCTGGATACCCTGGGCAGCACGGTCAACGAAGTGCGGCAGATGCTCTCGGCGCTGGCCAACGGCGATCTCGACCGCCGCATGCAGGGCGAGTATCACGGCGCGTTCGCCGCCATCCAGCGCGATGCCAACGCCACCGCCAGCCAGCTGGCGCGCATGGTCGGCCACATCCAGCACTGCGCCACCACCATCAGCACGGCCGCCAGCGAAATCGCCGCCGGCAACGGCGCACTGTCCGAGCGCAGCGAGCGACAGGCCGCACACCTGCAGGAAACGGCCGCCTCAATGGAAGAGCTGACCGCCACCGTGCGCCAGAATGCCGCGCACGCACGACAGGCCAGTGAGCTGGCCGCGTCCACCCAGGGCGCGGCAAGTGATGGCAACCACGCCATGCAGCGGGTGGTCGACACCATGCAGGCCATCGAAGGTGCATCGAAGCGGATCGGCGACATTACTGGTGTGATCGACGGCATTGCCTTCCAGACCAACATCCTGGCGCTCAACGCCGCCGTTGAGGCGGCACGCGCCGGCGAGCAGGGGCGCGGGTTCGCAGTCGTGGCCAGCGAGGTCCGTGTGCTGGCGCAGCGATCGGCGGCCGCCGCCCAGGAGATCAAGGTCCTGATCGACGAGGCAGGCCGTCAGGTCGGCGAGGGTGCCCAGTTGGTGGCCGATGCCGGACAACGCATGCAGGGCATCGTCGGCGGCGTGGAGAACGTAAGCCACCTGATGCGCGAGATCTCGGCGGCATCGCAGGAGCAGTCCTCTGGTATCGAGCAGATCAACCAGACGGTGGTGCAGATGGACCAGGCCACGCAACAGAACGCAGCCTTGGTGGAAGAAGCCACCGCAGCGGCACGCGAACTGCAGTCGCAGGCAGGTGAACTGAACCAGGCGGTATCGGTGTTCCGGCAGCGCGAGGCGGCCTTGATCGACTGA